The Aquidulcibacter paucihalophilus genome has a window encoding:
- a CDS encoding terminase family protein: protein MSLDAGQLHELAGSRFSLHKHQAPGAAADWRTWVLLGGRGAGKTFAGAWWINHLAEISDRRFALIGPTLHDVREVMVEGPSGLKALPERCKRPRWEAGRRRLVWPNGSEAHAFSAEDPDSLRGPQFHHAWADEFCAWRRPEAVLGNLRLGLRLGDDPRLMVTTTPRPIPALRRLLAETGVVIDRAGTQANARHLSPGFLKHLRTLYAGTRLEAQELEGLVVEAEGALFRAEDLARARGNRPATLERIVVAVDPPASAGGDACGIVVVGRRDGRAYVLADRSKSGESPQGWATIVAQTARAFGAREIVAEKNQGGEMVRTVLAHGGCETAIKLVHASRGKAARAEPVAALYEQGRVVHCGAFPALEEELMALGSAEGGGRSPDRADALVWAVTHLLPAPRAGPRVRVL from the coding sequence TTGAGCCTGGATGCTGGCCAGTTGCACGAACTGGCCGGGAGTCGGTTCAGTCTGCATAAGCATCAGGCCCCGGGCGCGGCTGCGGACTGGCGGACCTGGGTGCTGCTGGGAGGCCGGGGGGCGGGCAAGACCTTCGCCGGAGCGTGGTGGATCAACCACCTCGCCGAGATCAGTGACCGGCGGTTCGCCCTGATCGGGCCGACCCTGCACGATGTGCGCGAGGTCATGGTCGAGGGGCCGTCGGGGTTGAAGGCCTTGCCGGAGCGGTGCAAGCGACCGCGCTGGGAAGCGGGTCGGCGAAGACTGGTCTGGCCAAACGGCAGCGAGGCGCACGCCTTTTCAGCCGAGGATCCCGACAGTCTGCGAGGGCCGCAGTTTCACCACGCCTGGGCCGACGAGTTCTGCGCCTGGCGCAGGCCGGAGGCGGTGTTGGGCAATCTGCGGCTGGGGCTGAGGCTGGGCGACGATCCACGCCTGATGGTGACGACCACGCCGCGACCCATTCCGGCTCTGCGCCGGCTGCTGGCCGAGACGGGCGTGGTCATCGACCGGGCCGGAACCCAGGCCAATGCACGGCACCTGTCGCCGGGCTTTCTCAAGCATCTGAGGACCCTTTACGCCGGGACCCGGCTGGAGGCGCAGGAGCTGGAGGGGCTGGTGGTCGAGGCCGAGGGGGCGCTGTTCCGTGCCGAGGATCTGGCGCGGGCGCGCGGCAACCGGCCGGCGACGCTGGAGCGGATCGTGGTCGCGGTCGATCCGCCGGCCAGCGCGGGCGGGGACGCCTGCGGGATTGTGGTGGTCGGGCGGCGGGACGGCCGGGCCTATGTGCTGGCCGACCGGTCGAAATCGGGTGAGTCGCCGCAGGGCTGGGCGACGATCGTGGCGCAGACGGCGCGGGCGTTCGGGGCGCGGGAGATCGTGGCCGAGAAGAACCAGGGCGGCGAGATGGTGCGGACCGTGCTGGCCCACGGCGGCTGCGAGACCGCGATCAAACTGGTGCACGCGAGCCGGGGCAAGGCGGCGCGGGCCGAGCCGGTGGCGGCGCTCTATGAACAGGGACGGGTCGTCCACTGCGGGGCGTTTCCGGCGCTGGAAGAGGAGCTGATGGCGCTGGGGTCGGCGGAGGGCGGCGGACGCAGTCCCGACCGGGCGGATGCGCTGGTGTGGGCGGTGACGCATCTGCTGCCGGCACCGAGGGCGGGGCCGCGGGTGCGGGTTCTCTAG
- a CDS encoding phage portal protein, whose translation MAKLRWPMGRRGRERAPEIKDSRVGPLIALTAGGRARWTPRDYAHLAEEGFAKNAVAYRCVRMIAEAAASTPLVVFADGVRRDDHPLAALLARPNPEQSGAEWLEALYGALQTAGNAYAEAVGEAVPEELWTLRPDRVKVIPGRAGWPEAWEYSVDGRSVRIGRATDGWSPVMQLKLFHPTDDHYGFSPLEAAAFAIDVHNASGAWNKALLDNAARPSGALVYGAKDGERLTAEQFDGLRAQVEESHAGTMNAGRPMILEGGLDWKPMSWTPADMDFIAGKHAAAREIALAFGVPPQLLGIPGDATYANYREANAAFWRGTVVPLVRKTAAALTGWLGGRFAAVRIEADLDGLPALQPERDALWARLNAATFLTDEERRRMAGVGKG comes from the coding sequence ATGGCGAAGCTGCGCTGGCCGATGGGCCGACGTGGGCGCGAGCGTGCGCCCGAAATCAAGGACAGCCGGGTTGGGCCGCTGATCGCGCTGACGGCCGGCGGGCGGGCGCGGTGGACGCCGCGGGACTATGCCCACCTAGCCGAGGAAGGGTTTGCGAAGAACGCCGTGGCCTATCGCTGCGTGCGGATGATCGCCGAGGCGGCGGCGTCGACGCCGCTGGTGGTGTTCGCCGACGGGGTGCGGCGCGATGATCACCCGCTGGCGGCGCTGCTGGCGCGGCCGAACCCGGAGCAGTCGGGGGCGGAGTGGCTGGAGGCGCTGTACGGCGCTCTGCAGACGGCGGGGAACGCCTATGCCGAGGCGGTGGGCGAGGCGGTGCCCGAGGAGCTTTGGACGCTGCGACCGGACCGGGTGAAGGTCATTCCGGGGCGGGCCGGCTGGCCCGAGGCCTGGGAGTATTCCGTTGACGGACGATCCGTCCGGATCGGGCGGGCGACGGACGGCTGGTCGCCGGTGATGCAGTTGAAGCTGTTTCACCCGACCGACGACCACTACGGCTTTTCGCCGCTGGAGGCGGCGGCCTTCGCGATCGATGTGCACAATGCTTCGGGGGCCTGGAACAAGGCGCTTCTGGACAATGCGGCGCGGCCGTCGGGCGCGCTGGTCTATGGGGCGAAGGACGGGGAGCGGCTGACCGCCGAGCAGTTCGATGGCCTGCGGGCGCAGGTCGAGGAGAGCCATGCGGGGACGATGAACGCCGGCCGGCCGATGATCCTGGAAGGCGGGCTGGACTGGAAGCCGATGAGCTGGACGCCGGCGGACATGGACTTCATCGCCGGGAAGCACGCGGCGGCGCGCGAGATCGCCCTGGCCTTCGGCGTGCCGCCGCAACTGCTGGGGATTCCGGGAGACGCCACCTACGCCAACTATCGCGAGGCCAATGCCGCCTTCTGGCGGGGGACGGTGGTGCCGCTGGTGAGGAAGACGGCGGCGGCGCTGACGGGTTGGCTGGGCGGGCGGTTCGCGGCCGTTCGGATCGAGGCCGATCTGGATGGACTGCCGGCGCTGCAGCCCGAGCGGGACGCGCTCTGGGCGCGGTTGAATGCGGCGACGTTTCTGACGGATGAGGAGCGGCGGCGAATGGCTGGGGTTGGGAAGGGGTGA
- a CDS encoding HK97 family phage prohead protease, translating to MIAAARVDADLRIEGYASLWGVADLNGDVVAKGAFAASLAKTGVAGVRMLHQHEGRAAVGVWDRMVEDEHGLFVEGRIMDWSAEARFARALSRAGALDGLSIGFRSSRARREGRLRVLVEVELWEVSLVTFPMLPGARFRVA from the coding sequence ATGATCGCTGCCGCCAGGGTCGACGCGGACCTCAGGATCGAAGGCTATGCCTCGCTGTGGGGCGTGGCGGATCTGAACGGGGATGTGGTGGCCAAGGGCGCTTTCGCGGCGAGTCTTGCGAAGACAGGCGTCGCGGGCGTGCGGATGCTGCACCAGCACGAGGGGCGAGCGGCGGTCGGGGTCTGGGACCGGATGGTCGAGGACGAGCACGGCCTGTTCGTCGAAGGCCGGATCATGGACTGGTCGGCGGAGGCCCGGTTCGCCCGGGCGCTGTCGCGGGCGGGAGCGCTGGACGGACTGTCGATCGGATTCCGCAGCAGCCGGGCGCGCCGGGAAGGGCGGCTCAGGGTGCTGGTCGAGGTCGAGCTCTGGGAGGTGTCGCTGGTGACGTTCCCGATGCTGCCGGGGGCGCGGTTCCGGGTCGCCTGA
- a CDS encoding FecR domain-containing protein: protein MRRLFPILTVLVVALATPVAAQTTVGVNAAVENRVQTRSAGERDWRPSVVDGTVRQADAIVTGADSRLLIRLLDQSVLTVGANAAFNVDRFVIDTETDPAGVLVSLARGAFRFVSGSRGAERERVAFRTPTATIGIRGTIIEAAVGSEALELLDAEAGTPLPGDEPDQAAVIVLVEGEIEIEVDGVRRIVSEPGQAVAVRGRRVSEPFRLSPEAGQRLAGRLPPREPDGPGAGPQGQGQEGQGPEGQGPGGQSPQGQPRQGQGSQASGSQGSGPQGSGPQGQGAAPQGQAPQGQAPQGQAAKDDTPRGQAAEGRGRRGQENRGTTSRPGSAGPGQQPGQQPGQGGGQGAGPGGGQRPG from the coding sequence ATGAGACGGCTTTTCCCGATCCTGACGGTTCTGGTGGTTGCGCTGGCCACACCGGTGGCGGCGCAGACGACGGTGGGCGTTAACGCGGCGGTCGAGAACCGTGTCCAGACCCGGAGCGCCGGCGAGCGCGACTGGCGGCCCTCGGTCGTCGACGGGACGGTGCGTCAGGCCGATGCGATCGTGACCGGCGCCGACAGCCGGTTGCTGATCCGGCTGCTGGACCAGTCGGTGCTGACGGTCGGGGCGAATGCGGCCTTCAATGTGGACCGGTTCGTGATCGACACCGAGACGGATCCCGCAGGGGTTCTCGTGTCCCTGGCGCGCGGGGCTTTCCGCTTCGTGTCGGGCAGCCGGGGGGCGGAACGCGAGCGCGTCGCCTTCCGGACGCCGACGGCGACGATCGGGATACGCGGCACCATCATCGAGGCGGCTGTCGGATCAGAGGCTCTGGAGCTGCTGGACGCAGAGGCGGGGACGCCGCTCCCCGGGGACGAGCCGGACCAGGCGGCAGTGATCGTGCTGGTCGAGGGCGAGATCGAGATCGAGGTCGATGGCGTGCGACGCATCGTCAGTGAGCCTGGACAGGCTGTGGCGGTGCGCGGGCGGCGCGTGTCCGAGCCGTTCCGCCTGTCGCCCGAGGCCGGGCAACGGCTGGCAGGCAGACTGCCGCCGCGAGAGCCGGACGGGCCCGGTGCCGGGCCGCAAGGACAGGGCCAGGAGGGACAGGGACCGGAAGGGCAGGGCCCGGGCGGTCAGTCGCCTCAGGGTCAGCCGCGCCAGGGGCAGGGCTCGCAAGCTTCGGGCTCGCAAGGTTCGGGCCCGCAAGGGTCCGGTCCCCAGGGGCAGGGGGCGGCACCGCAAGGGCAGGCTCCCCAAGGACAGGCTCCCCAAGGACAGGCGGCCAAGGACGATACGCCTCGGGGACAGGCAGCCGAGGGTCGAGGACGTCGCGGTCAGGAAAACAGGGGCACGACGTCGCGGCCTGGGTCAGCAGGGCCGGGCCAGCAGCCGGGTCAGCAGCCGGGTCAGGGCGGGGGTCAGGGTGCCGGTCCGGGCGGCGGACAACGGCCGGGCTAG
- a CDS encoding phage major capsid protein, with protein sequence MKETKTVSGTPEARAAMHEMMAAFEAFKGANDARLDEIERKSSADALLEEKVARIDQAVGAAQARLDRVVSAGRRPELAPSGTPAQGRDDKETKAAFDGYLKTGQSFGLELKAGLSTASNSAGYVVPEQTERAIERRLMAGSPMREIATVRTVGAGVFRKPVSTAGVASGWVAETAARPETDPATLALLEFPSADLYASPAATQSLLDDALIDLDEWLAAEVEDAFAAQETTAFVTGDGVNKPKGFLSYPIVADASAVWGEIGHVASGAAGAFASTSPTDRLIDLVYAPKAQYRPNGRFVMNRKTVSAVRKFKDADGNYIWQPAQRAGETASLLGYRVTEIETMPDIAANSAAIAFGDFQRGYLIVDRAGVRVLRDPYSAKPYVLFYTTKRVGGGVQNFDAIKVMKFAAS encoded by the coding sequence ATGAAAGAGACCAAAACCGTCTCGGGCACGCCCGAGGCGCGCGCCGCCATGCATGAAATGATGGCGGCGTTCGAGGCGTTCAAAGGGGCCAATGACGCCCGGCTGGACGAGATCGAGCGGAAGAGCTCGGCGGATGCGCTGCTGGAGGAGAAGGTGGCGCGGATCGACCAGGCGGTCGGGGCGGCGCAGGCGCGGCTGGACCGGGTGGTGAGCGCGGGGCGGCGGCCTGAATTGGCCCCCTCCGGCACCCCGGCTCAAGGCCGGGATGACAAGGAGACGAAGGCCGCGTTCGACGGGTATCTGAAGACGGGCCAGTCGTTCGGGCTGGAGCTGAAGGCGGGGCTTTCGACGGCGTCGAATTCGGCCGGCTATGTCGTGCCGGAGCAGACCGAGCGGGCGATCGAACGGCGGCTGATGGCGGGATCGCCGATGCGCGAGATTGCGACGGTTCGCACGGTCGGCGCCGGGGTGTTCAGGAAGCCGGTGTCGACGGCGGGCGTGGCCTCGGGCTGGGTGGCCGAGACGGCGGCACGGCCGGAGACGGACCCGGCGACGCTGGCGTTGCTGGAGTTTCCGTCGGCTGACCTTTACGCCAGTCCGGCGGCGACCCAGTCGCTGCTGGACGACGCCCTGATCGATCTGGACGAATGGCTGGCGGCCGAGGTCGAGGACGCCTTTGCGGCCCAGGAGACGACGGCTTTTGTGACCGGCGACGGGGTCAACAAGCCCAAGGGCTTCCTGAGCTATCCGATCGTGGCCGACGCGAGCGCGGTCTGGGGCGAGATCGGCCATGTCGCTTCGGGCGCGGCAGGGGCGTTTGCCTCGACCAGCCCGACCGACCGGCTGATCGACCTGGTCTATGCGCCCAAGGCGCAGTACCGGCCGAACGGGCGGTTCGTGATGAACCGCAAGACGGTCTCGGCCGTGCGGAAGTTCAAGGACGCCGACGGCAACTACATCTGGCAGCCGGCCCAGCGGGCGGGCGAGACCGCGAGCCTGCTGGGTTATCGGGTGACCGAGATCGAGACCATGCCGGACATCGCCGCCAACAGCGCGGCCATCGCCTTCGGCGACTTCCAGCGTGGCTATCTGATCGTGGATCGCGCAGGCGTGCGGGTGCTGAGGGACCCGTATTCGGCCAAGCCCTATGTGCTGTTCTACACGACCAAACGCGTCGGCGGCGGGGTGCAGAACTTTGACGCGATCAAGGTGATGAAGTTCGCGGCGAGCTGA
- a CDS encoding head-tail connector protein gives MTAPVSLAEAKLFLRVEHGAEDGLIQTLIDAARARVEGDVGLTLTSTSPAPLRLAILMLALRAYERGDPEMPVAPVEAWIAPYREVRL, from the coding sequence ATGACCGCACCCGTCTCTCTGGCGGAAGCGAAGCTGTTCCTGCGCGTCGAGCACGGCGCAGAGGATGGGCTGATCCAGACATTGATCGATGCGGCGCGGGCGCGGGTCGAGGGGGATGTCGGGCTGACACTGACCTCGACCTCGCCGGCGCCGTTGCGGCTGGCGATCCTGATGCTGGCCCTGCGCGCCTATGAGCGGGGCGACCCTGAGATGCCGGTCGCGCCGGTCGAGGCCTGGATCGCGCCGTATCGCGAGGTGCGGCTGTGA
- a CDS encoding phage head-tail adapter protein, whose translation MKVLAELLQGVESETPYGGRAVSWEPLGSAWLKLGARRRREKSEPGGARAIETVAAETRSDARLTTGRVLRFGGGDWRIFSGETVGGRAILNLERNR comes from the coding sequence GTGAAGGTGCTGGCGGAGCTGCTTCAGGGCGTCGAGAGCGAGACGCCGTATGGCGGCCGGGCGGTCAGCTGGGAGCCCCTGGGGTCGGCCTGGCTGAAGCTGGGGGCGCGGCGGCGGCGCGAGAAGAGTGAACCGGGTGGGGCCCGGGCGATCGAGACGGTGGCGGCGGAGACGCGATCGGACGCGCGGCTGACGACGGGACGGGTGCTGCGTTTCGGCGGCGGCGACTGGCGGATCTTCTCGGGCGAGACGGTCGGCGGGCGGGCGATCCTGAACCTGGAGCGGAATCGATGA
- a CDS encoding DUF3168 domain-containing protein has translation MSAHELALQKALIAHLKADGAVAALLGEPARIWDAAPKDAAFPHLLIGRCESRPVGADGGGVEQAMTLTVVSRFRGTEEAKAVLAAVRVALTDAVLEADGVRTVNLRVTFADVFPGADGARTFAVLRVRAVTEEVET, from the coding sequence ATGAGCGCGCATGAGCTGGCGCTGCAGAAGGCCCTGATCGCGCATCTGAAGGCGGATGGAGCGGTGGCGGCGCTGCTGGGCGAGCCGGCGCGGATCTGGGACGCAGCGCCGAAGGACGCGGCCTTTCCGCACCTGCTGATCGGGCGCTGCGAGAGCCGGCCGGTCGGGGCGGACGGGGGCGGGGTCGAGCAGGCGATGACCCTGACGGTCGTGTCGCGGTTTCGCGGAACCGAGGAGGCCAAGGCGGTGCTGGCGGCGGTGCGGGTCGCGCTGACCGACGCGGTCCTGGAGGCCGACGGCGTGCGGACGGTGAACCTGAGGGTGACGTTCGCCGATGTGTTCCCGGGCGCCGACGGGGCGCGGACTTTTGCGGTGCTGCGGGTGCGCGCCGTCACGGAGGAGGTGGAGACATGA
- a CDS encoding phage major tail protein, TP901-1 family: MSAQRGKDILLKIEGAPGVFTTVAGLRARTISLNARTVDATDGDSVGRWRELLGGAGVKSAAVAGQGIFRDAASDVLIREAFFDQSARVWRLIVPDFGVLEGPFLVAALEYAGEHEGEATFAISLASAGEISFEAL; this comes from the coding sequence ATGAGCGCACAACGGGGCAAGGACATCCTGCTGAAGATCGAGGGCGCGCCGGGCGTGTTCACGACGGTGGCGGGGCTGAGGGCGCGGACCATTTCGCTGAACGCGCGGACGGTGGATGCGACCGACGGCGACAGCGTAGGCCGGTGGCGCGAACTGCTGGGCGGAGCCGGGGTGAAGTCGGCGGCGGTGGCCGGGCAGGGTATCTTCCGCGATGCGGCGTCGGACGTTCTGATCCGCGAGGCCTTCTTTGATCAGTCGGCGCGCGTGTGGCGGCTGATCGTGCCCGACTTCGGCGTGCTGGAGGGGCCGTTCCTGGTGGCCGCGCTGGAATATGCCGGCGAGCACGAGGGCGAGGCGACGTTCGCGATCAGCCTGGCGAGCGCGGGTGAGATTTCCTTCGAGGCGCTGTGA
- a CDS encoding GTA-gp10 family protein, whose product MNANGTRGEVVAGLAGGERRLCLTLGALAEIETGLGLEGLSGLAERMQALSARDLMTVLAALLRGGGERALADELDRAGVEPREAAEAVAKAFAAAAP is encoded by the coding sequence ATGAACGCAAACGGTACGCGGGGCGAGGTGGTCGCCGGGCTGGCGGGGGGCGAGCGACGGCTTTGCCTGACGCTGGGGGCGCTGGCGGAGATCGAGACCGGGCTGGGGCTGGAGGGGCTGTCCGGGCTGGCGGAGCGGATGCAGGCGCTGTCGGCGCGGGATCTGATGACGGTGCTGGCCGCGCTGCTGCGGGGCGGGGGCGAACGGGCGCTGGCGGATGAGCTGGACCGGGCGGGCGTGGAGCCGCGGGAGGCGGCGGAGGCGGTGGCGAAGGCGTTCGCGGCGGCGGCCCCGTGA
- a CDS encoding phage tail assembly chaperone, which translates to MTQWGGMVRAAARLGVGPEAFWRLSLREWRMLTEQPDSAAPLGRSDFERMAEAWPDE; encoded by the coding sequence GTGACGCAGTGGGGCGGGATGGTGCGGGCGGCGGCGCGGCTGGGCGTGGGGCCTGAGGCTTTCTGGCGGCTGTCGCTGCGGGAATGGCGGATGCTGACGGAACAGCCGGACAGCGCGGCGCCGCTGGGGCGGAGCGATTTCGAGCGGATGGCGGAGGCGTGGCCGGATGAGTGA
- a CDS encoding phage tail tape measure protein, with the protein MSDSSEPTGLDGVPRKAAEAAAALEALREPAARAAASIEDAFGRAGDGLVRSLARAAADGEISLAELARAVLAAVNAASGAGGGGGLGQAIAQAVQTVFAGSRADGGAVTGGGAYLVGERGPEVFRPTGAGVIEPAGGGAGVTVNVRVDGGAPGLLRSEAQIAQMLARAVSLGARRL; encoded by the coding sequence ATGAGTGACAGTTCTGAACCCACCGGCCTCGACGGTGTGCCGCGCAAGGCGGCCGAGGCGGCGGCGGCGCTGGAGGCATTGCGCGAGCCGGCGGCGCGGGCGGCGGCGTCGATCGAGGATGCCTTTGGCCGGGCCGGGGACGGTCTGGTCCGCTCGCTGGCGCGGGCGGCGGCGGACGGGGAGATCAGCCTGGCCGAGCTGGCGCGGGCTGTGCTGGCGGCGGTGAATGCGGCGTCGGGCGCGGGCGGTGGAGGCGGGCTGGGGCAGGCGATCGCCCAGGCGGTCCAGACGGTGTTCGCGGGCTCCCGCGCCGACGGCGGCGCGGTGACGGGCGGCGGGGCCTATCTGGTTGGCGAGCGCGGGCCGGAGGTGTTTCGACCGACGGGCGCGGGCGTCATCGAACCGGCCGGCGGCGGCGCGGGCGTCACGGTCAATGTGCGGGTGGATGGCGGCGCGCCGGGACTTCTGCGTTCAGAGGCCCAGATCGCCCAGATGCTGGCGCGCGCCGTGTCGTTGGGCGCGCGCCGGCTCTGA
- a CDS encoding DUF805 domain-containing protein, with the protein MSTETSAPVQGLDWQKLLFSFEGRTRRSHFWIGWLICVGAGWVANFIPFVGQLISIALIWPNLAISVKRLHDMGQSGWLIAIPWVVSIVGIFVAVGMIGVSALTNTAALEREDPAAILALVGPAIGLFGLLLLVNLGFLLWIGLFEGQRGDNRYGPNPKG; encoded by the coding sequence ATGAGCACCGAAACTTCAGCCCCGGTTCAGGGTCTCGACTGGCAGAAGCTGCTGTTTTCATTCGAGGGCCGCACGCGCCGCTCACATTTCTGGATCGGCTGGCTGATCTGTGTCGGTGCCGGCTGGGTCGCCAACTTTATTCCGTTCGTCGGCCAGCTGATCTCGATCGCCCTGATCTGGCCCAACCTGGCCATCTCGGTGAAACGCCTTCACGACATGGGGCAGAGCGGCTGGCTGATCGCCATCCCATGGGTTGTCAGCATCGTCGGCATCTTCGTCGCCGTCGGCATGATCGGCGTCTCCGCCCTGACCAACACGGCGGCCCTCGAACGTGAAGACCCCGCCGCCATTCTTGCGCTCGTCGGCCCGGCGATCGGCCTGTTCGGCCTGCTCCTGCTTGTCAATCTCGGTTTCCTGCTCTGGATCGGCCTTTTCGAAGGTCAACGCGGCGACAATCGCTACGGTCCCAACCCCAAGGGCTGA
- a CDS encoding DUF2460 domain-containing protein, producing the protein MAFHEVSLPARLAFGSTGGVERRTEIVTLGSGFERRSTPWAQGRRRYLIGANLRSLDDMAALTGFFEARRGRLYGFRFRDFADCKSCAPGAAIGPLDQVLGEGDGMRTAFPLIKRYGEGDAALERRIAKPVEGTVRVAVDGAELAADGFTVDAARGVVALDAAPDAGASVTAGFAFDTPVRFDADRIEVTLESFDAGRMAAVPLIEVRV; encoded by the coding sequence ATGGCCTTTCATGAGGTGAGTCTGCCCGCGCGGCTGGCGTTCGGATCGACGGGCGGGGTGGAGCGGCGGACGGAGATCGTGACGCTGGGGTCCGGGTTTGAGCGGCGGTCGACGCCGTGGGCGCAGGGGCGACGGCGCTATCTGATCGGGGCCAATCTGCGATCGCTGGACGATATGGCGGCGTTGACGGGGTTCTTCGAGGCGCGGCGGGGGCGGCTGTACGGGTTCCGGTTCCGGGACTTCGCGGACTGCAAGTCGTGCGCGCCGGGGGCGGCGATCGGGCCGCTGGATCAGGTCCTGGGCGAGGGTGACGGGATGCGGACGGCGTTCCCCCTGATCAAGCGGTACGGCGAGGGCGATGCCGCGCTGGAGCGGCGGATCGCCAAGCCGGTCGAGGGGACGGTGCGGGTTGCGGTCGACGGCGCGGAATTGGCGGCGGACGGGTTTACGGTCGATGCGGCGAGGGGCGTGGTGGCGCTGGACGCCGCGCCGGATGCCGGTGCCTCAGTGACCGCAGGGTTCGCCTTCGACACGCCGGTGCGGTTCGACGCGGACCGGATCGAGGTGACGCTGGAGAGTTTCGACGCCGGGCGGATGGCGGCCGTGCCGCTGATCGAGGTGCGGGTCTGA
- a CDS encoding DUF2163 domain-containing protein → MRTVPEEMAARMESGAAKLCHAWVLKRVDGVELGFTDHDRDLIIEGVPCRAASGWTAGAADSAVGLSGGSAAVAGGLDDAAITDADVEAGRYDGASVTLWRVDWERPDLRVRLWSATLARIRRDGPAFTAELEGPLAKLERVVGRTYGRDCDAVLGDGRCGVDLEAFPGAACDKRWATCAGTFANGVNFQGFPDIPGDDFLTAAPVEGGRHDGGSRR, encoded by the coding sequence ATGCGAACCGTACCGGAGGAGATGGCCGCCCGCATGGAAAGCGGGGCGGCGAAGCTTTGCCACGCCTGGGTGCTGAAGCGGGTGGACGGGGTGGAACTGGGGTTCACCGATCATGACCGCGACCTGATCATCGAGGGCGTGCCGTGCCGGGCGGCGAGCGGCTGGACGGCGGGGGCGGCGGACAGCGCCGTGGGATTGAGCGGCGGGTCGGCGGCGGTCGCGGGCGGGCTGGACGATGCGGCCATTACGGACGCCGACGTTGAGGCCGGGCGGTATGACGGCGCATCGGTCACGCTGTGGCGGGTGGACTGGGAGCGGCCGGATCTGAGGGTGCGGCTGTGGTCGGCGACGCTGGCGCGCATTCGCCGCGACGGCCCGGCGTTTACCGCCGAGCTGGAAGGGCCGCTGGCGAAGCTTGAGCGGGTGGTCGGTCGAACCTATGGCCGGGATTGCGATGCGGTGCTGGGCGACGGCCGCTGTGGCGTCGATCTGGAGGCCTTTCCGGGCGCGGCTTGCGACAAGCGGTGGGCGACCTGTGCCGGGACCTTCGCCAACGGCGTAAATTTCCAGGGCTTTCCGGACATTCCGGGTGACGACTTTCTGACCGCGGCGCCGGTCGAGGGCGGGCGTCATGACGGCGGGAGCCGGCGATGA
- a CDS encoding NlpC/P60 family protein: MRAAVVAAARGWLGTPYRHQASVRGEGADCLGLVRGVWRELVGDEPEAPPAYQPDWAEVGGEETLLAAARRWLTEVPVEAAALGDVVLFRMALGCPAKHCAILSDMSGTEPRMIHAYWGRAVVESWMGSWWRARLVAAFRWPAVEPDRGG; the protein is encoded by the coding sequence ATGAGGGCGGCGGTGGTGGCCGCCGCGCGTGGCTGGCTGGGGACGCCGTATCGTCATCAGGCCAGCGTGCGGGGCGAGGGGGCGGACTGTCTGGGTCTGGTTCGCGGCGTCTGGCGCGAACTGGTGGGAGACGAGCCGGAGGCACCGCCGGCCTACCAGCCTGACTGGGCCGAGGTCGGGGGTGAGGAGACCCTGCTGGCGGCGGCGCGGCGGTGGCTGACGGAGGTTCCGGTCGAGGCGGCAGCCCTGGGCGATGTGGTGCTGTTCCGCATGGCGCTAGGGTGCCCGGCCAAACACTGCGCGATCCTGAGTGACATGAGCGGGACCGAGCCGCGGATGATCCATGCCTACTGGGGGCGGGCCGTGGTGGAGAGCTGGATGGGATCGTGGTGGCGCGCGCGACTGGTCGCCGCCTTCCGCTGGCCCGCCGTTGAACCTGACCGGGGAGGCTGA